Proteins encoded by one window of Glycine soja cultivar W05 chromosome 15, ASM419377v2, whole genome shotgun sequence:
- the LOC114388187 gene encoding pyruvate dehydrogenase (acetyl-transferring) kinase, mitochondrial: MAAKKACETFSKSLIEEVHRWGCLKQTGVSLRYMMEFGSKPTDKNLLISAQFLHKELAIRIARRAIELENLPYGLSQKPAVLKVRDWYVDSFRDLRAFPNIKNVNDEQDFTEMIKAIKVRHNNVVPTMALGVQQLKKRMDPKIVYEDLVEIHQFLDRFYMSRIGIRMLIGQHVELHNPNPPPHVVGYIHTKMSPVEVARNASEDARAICCREYGSAPDVHIYGDPDFTFPYVPAHLHLMVFELVKNSLRAVQERFMDSDKVAPPIRIIVADGIEDVTIKVSDEGGGIARSGLPKIFTYLYSTARNPLDEHSDLGIGDNVTMAGYGYGLPISRLYARYFGGDLQIISMEGYGTDAYLHLSRLGDSQEPLP, encoded by the exons ATGGCTGCCAAAAAGGCATGTGAGACATTCTCAAAGTCCTTGATTGAGGAAGTGCATAGATGGGGTTGCTTGAAGCAGACAGGGGTAAGTCTCAGGTACATGATGGAATTCGGGTCCAAACCCACTGACAAAAATTTGTTGATCTCTGCTCAGTTTCTTCACAAGGAACTTGCCATTAGAATTGCCAGAAGGGCCATTGAGCTTGAGAATCTTCCCTATGGTTTGTCTCAAAAACCTGCTGTTTTAAAG GTTAGGGATTGGTATGTGGATTCTTTCCGTGATCTCAGAGCCTTCCCCAACATCAAGAATGTGAATGATGAACAAGATTTCACTGAAATGATCAAGGCCATCAAAGTGAGGCACAACAATGTGGTACCCACAATGGCCTTGGGTGTTCAGCAATTGAAGAAACGTATGGATCCAAAGATTGTTTATGAAGATCTTGTTGAGATTCATCAGTTTCTAGACCGCTTCTACATGTCAAGGATTGGAATCCGTATGCTTATCG GGCAGCATGTTGAGTTGCACAATCCCAATCCTCCTCCCCATGTTGTGGGCTATATACATACAAAAATGTCTCCTGTGGAGGTAGCAAGGAATGCCAGTGAGGATGCACGTGCTATATGTTGTCGCGAATATGGAAGTGCCCCTGATGTGCATATTTATGGAGATCCTGATTTTACTTTTCC GTATGTTCCAGCTCACTTGCATCTTATGGTATTTGAGTTGGTTAAGAACTCACTGCGTGCCGTACAAGAGCGTTTTATGGATTCTGATAAAGTTGCACCTCCCATTAGAATAATAGTTGCTGATGGAATAGAGGATGTTACCATAAAG GTCTCAGATGAGGGAGGTGgaattgcaagaagtgggttgCCTAAAATTTTTACATATCTATATAGTACTGCGAGAAACCCATTGGATGAGCATTCGGATCTTGGAATAGGTGATAATGTGACAATGGCTGGATATGGATATGGTCTTCCTATTAGTCGTCTATATGCTCGGTATTTTGGAGGTGATCTTCAAATAATCTCTATGGAAGGATATG GCACTGATGCATATCTCCATTTGTCTCGTTTGGGAGATTCACAAGAACCTTTGCCCTGA